TTTCGCCGCTCATCAGGCCGCGGAGAAAGCCGTGAAGGCCCTCCACCTTCACCTCGGGCAGGAGGCCTGGGGCCACGTCGTGGCAAAGCTGATCCGCGAGCTTCCGGCCGCAGCGGGTGTTCCCGTCGGCCTGGTCGAGCAGGGGCAGGTGCTCGACACGTTCCATATCCCGTCGCGATGCCCGAACAGCCACCCGGAAGGTGCGCCGTTCGAGCACTACGGCCCGCTCCATAGCGAGGAGGCACTGCGCTTTGCCGGTGCGGTCATTGACTTCGTCCGTACTCGTCTGGCCTGATCGGGGCGCGGTCGAGGCGGCTCTGCGTCGTTGGGCCGCCGAGGCGGCGCGGCGCCGCCCTGAATTGCTTCGTGTCGGCTACTTCGGGTCCTACGCCCGCGGCGACTGGGGCGTGGGGAGCGATCTGGATATCGTCCTGGTGGTTGCGAGAGACGAACTGGCCTTCACGCGCCGCGGCGCCGCCTGGGATCTCACCTTGCTGCCCGTGTCCGCCGACGTGCTCGTCTACACCCACGAGGAATGGCGTGGCCTCGATCCGGCAAGTCGGTTCGCGCGCACGCTCGCGCGCGAGGTCGTCTGGGTGTGGGTCAGGGAGCCTTGAGCGAGGTGACGGCGAGTTCGCGCCCGCGCGGTCGGCGGTCGCCACGACTCACCGGCACCGCGCAGCGCCGGCACAGCTCGTTCCGCGGGGCGCGC
This genomic interval from Candidatus Methylomirabilota bacterium contains the following:
- a CDS encoding HEPN domain-containing protein is translated as FAAHQAAEKAVKALHLHLGQEAWGHVVAKLIRELPAAAGVPVGLVEQGQVLDTFHIPSRCPNSHPEGAPFEHYGPLHSEEALRFAGAVIDFVRTRLA
- a CDS encoding nucleotidyltransferase domain-containing protein, giving the protein MRSLTSSVLVWPDRGAVEAALRRWAAEAARRRPELLRVGYFGSYARGDWGVGSDLDIVLVVARDELAFTRRGAAWDLTLLPVSADVLVYTHEEWRGLDPASRFARTLAREVVWVWVREP